Proteins from one Bacteroidales bacterium genomic window:
- a CDS encoding ImmA/IrrE family metallo-endopeptidase, with amino-acid sequence MATLNEYYPQEVLHPCETLNEKLEEMGMSRKEFALRTGKPEKTIIAVLKAESSITSEMAVLFENVTKIPAHFWINKQARYNEYKARKQRKYDVEQAEEWTKSFPYAEMAKNNWVPKTRKIEEKTINLFEYFAVSTHEAWNKLYMESELKVAAYASLKHTLEPHAISAWLRQGEIQAEQIDIPEYNKKVFGKNLLEIKNIMAKHPDDFFQQLQNFCLQAGVKLFYTPKLPKVPISGSTRWIKNNPIIQLTARYKQNDRFWFTFFHEAGHILLHGKKYISLENINFSEADPEKEQEAHDFAEEWIFTREQEEEVILAAQLDENDIIAFAKKFNTHPAMIIGRLQHKGLISFSLGRKFIEPIDLSSN; translated from the coding sequence ATGGCGACATTAAATGAATATTACCCACAGGAAGTTTTGCATCCATGCGAGACCCTGAATGAGAAGTTGGAGGAAATGGGCATGAGCCGGAAAGAATTTGCCCTGCGTACCGGAAAACCGGAGAAAACGATTATTGCAGTCTTAAAAGCTGAGAGTTCTATCACATCAGAAATGGCTGTTTTGTTTGAGAATGTTACAAAAATCCCTGCACATTTCTGGATTAATAAACAAGCCAGGTATAATGAATACAAAGCAAGAAAGCAAAGAAAATATGATGTTGAACAGGCTGAAGAATGGACAAAGAGTTTCCCTTATGCTGAAATGGCAAAGAATAACTGGGTGCCCAAAACAAGAAAAATAGAAGAAAAAACCATTAATTTGTTTGAATACTTTGCAGTATCAACACATGAGGCTTGGAATAAGCTTTATATGGAAAGCGAATTAAAGGTAGCTGCTTATGCATCTTTAAAACACACCCTTGAACCTCATGCAATATCTGCATGGTTGCGACAAGGAGAAATTCAGGCAGAGCAGATTGATATACCCGAGTATAACAAAAAGGTGTTTGGTAAAAATCTGTTAGAAATTAAAAACATCATGGCGAAACACCCTGATGATTTTTTCCAACAATTACAAAATTTTTGTTTACAGGCAGGGGTTAAACTATTTTATACTCCTAAATTACCTAAAGTGCCAATAAGTGGCTCAACTCGTTGGATAAAAAACAACCCTATTATTCAACTAACAGCACGTTACAAACAAAACGACAGGTTTTGGTTTACTTTTTTTCATGAAGCCGGGCATATATTACTACATGGTAAAAAATACATTTCATTAGAAAATATTAACTTTTCAGAGGCAGACCCGGAAAAAGAACAGGAAGCGCACGATTTTGCTGAAGAATGGATTTTTACCAGAGAACAAGAAGAAGAAGTTATACTTGCTGCCCAACTTGATGAAAACGACATTATTGCTTTTGCAAAAAAATTCAATACGCATCCAGCAATGATAATAGGCAGGTTACAACATAAGGGGTTAATATCTTTTAGCCTTG